One Nitrospira sp. genomic window, TTTCAGCCCGTCCAACGAGAGGTACCGCCCAAGGTCAAAATAAAAAAACGCCGCAACCGCAAGTACGACAGACAGTCCGAGCATCAGTTTGCCGAAGTTGGAGCCGGTGGGTTGCGAGGATGCGTCTGCAGAAGTGGTCATCGTAGTCCTATTCTCCCTGGCGGTATCATCGTGTCTCCTTATGCATGTGTCAATTGCGCCCTCACCGTATTGAGCGGCGGGACAGTCCGCCATAGCGCTTGCCGCCACGCCGCACACACACGTCCTCACTCCCGCAAGGGAATGTCGGACCCGTCGCCTACCGAACCCATTGGTCGAATCTGTCACCGACTTTTTCGTCGGACCACTCAAGTACGGAACACAGCCCTCCGAAAGATCTCTTGAAGCTCGGGTGTCAGAGGAGGTAATGTCATGCTCTCGATACTGATTGATCTCCTGGATCCTGCTATGCCGACAACACATTCGGTTTCACAGCAGACTCGTACCTCGCACCCCAGTTATGACACCGCTTCACACGTGTGGATGCGCCCCTGTCCGCACTGCAGTTCACGCCTGAGAAAAACTTCTCCTGAAGAATCATGGCGTTGCAGTTGCGGCTGGCGCTCGGAGTGACGTGGTACAATTGCATCATAGCAGGGGGGTGATGTCATGGGACCGCTCTCGGTGCACGATATGAAAGGTGGCTTCTTTCTCATCGCAAGCTTCGTTCTCTTGGCGACGATTTGTGCCATCGCCGCGCTGGGAACGTTGATGCGCCCGCAACGCTGGTGTGAACGAGAGACCAGGCTCCACGCCTAATCTCTCTTCCTTCTGCAGCCACGCGGCATGATGGCCTTCCGTAGCCACGCGCGAGCTTCCGTCTAAACTGTCCATCCCCGACACGATCCATAAGCCCCCACAATTTCAATCATTTCCGCTGGCAGTCTCGTTTCTCGCCTTCTGAGCTCCCCTGTACCAGATTCCATCCCCTCACGCCATGCTCGCTAGCCCTGCGCCCTTGCCAGTTGATGGATACTTGCCCTACTCTGTCACCGTAGGAGGCTGGGTATGGATCAGAACGACCGCTTGATAAAGAGCAAGGAAAATTGGGCCAGGGCTCGTCGCGGAGGGGAAGAGCGTGAGGTCTTCTATGAGGGAGATGATCGGCTTCCACCGGGCCAGCATCTGGTCGAAACCTGGCCGGTGCTGGACCTTGGACACAAGCCGGAGATTCCTCTGGTGGATTGGAGATTGACCATTGGAGGTGCCGTCACCACGACCGTAACCTGGACATGGGACGACTTTCTCGCCCAGCCGCAGTTCAAGGACGTGTCAGACTTCCATTGTGTCACCTCCTGGAGTCGGTATGACAATGAATGGGAAGGGGTTAGCTTCAAACAGCTGATGACGGTCGTCCAGCCGCTCGCATCCGCCCGATTCGTCCTGTTCAAGTCGTACGACGATTACACCACCAATTTGCCCCTGAGTGCCTGCCAGGATGACGATGTTTTGCTCACGTACAAATGGAGTGGGCGCCCACTCACAAAGGAACATGGCGGCCCTGTCCGCATGATCGTCCCGAAGCGATATGCCTGGAAGGGTGCCAAATGGATCAAGGAGATCACGTTTTCAGAGCATGACGAGAAAGGCTTCTGGGAAGTACGGGGCTATTCCAATACGGCCTTCCCCTGGAAGAACGACCGGTACGGCTGACCTACGGATTGTGAGTCCAAGACACCCGGTGACACCACACACCATTCAACGCATCCAGATCTGGCCAGTTGATATCCCGATTACGGATCCGTTTGTTGTCGCCACCGGCGCACGAGTCACGGCACAAAACCTCTTCATCCGAGTCACATTGCATGACGGTGCGCAAGGCATCGGGGAGGCGGCTCCCTTTCCGGAAGTCGGAGGAGAAGATCGACCGACCTGCCTTGCCGCCGCGACGAACCTTGCCCGGACGATGATCGGCCAATCGGCCGCAGACTACGAATCTCTTGCCGACCGATTGACTGAGCTGTCCCCGCTCCAGCCTGCCGCCCGCTGCGGACTGGAAACCGCCGTACTCGATGCCTATTGCCGATCACAAGGCGTGCCGCTGTGGCGGCTGTGGGGAGCAGCCGACATCCGTGACCATCAAACCGATATCACTATCCCGATCTGCGATCTGGAGAAGACCGTGGCCCTGTCACGCGCCTGGTATGGTCGAGGGTTCCGCCTGTTTAAAATGAAAGTCGGCACTGATGTGGAGGAGGACATTCGCCGACTCCACGCCGTGCACGAGGCGCTCCCAGGGATCAGTTTTATTGGTGATGGGAATCAGGGATTTTCCCGCGAAGACTGCCTCCGCTTTGCCGGCGGCGTCAAACAATTCGGAGGGCGGCTGATACTGCTCGAACAGCCGGTGGTACGAGATGACCTCGAGGGTCTGCAGGCGATCCGCCATCTGACCGGCATACCCGTAGCCGCAGACGAATCCGTGCGATCGTTAGAGGATGCGCGCCGGGTCGTCGCGATGCACGCTGCCGACTACATCAATATCAAGATCATGAAAACCGGGGTGATCGAAGCTCGACGCATCGCCGCCTATACCCGCTCGATCGGCCTCCGTCTCATGGTCGGAGGGATGCTGGAAACTCGCATTGCCATGGGCTGCTCGTTCAGCCTCGTGCTAGGCATGGGCGGCTTTGATGTCCTTGATCTGGATACCCCGTTGCTTCTCTCGAACGACCCCATCGTCGGTGGCTACCGATACAGCGGTCCGCGATTATACCCCTGGCAGGAATCAGGCCTTGCGATGCAGGTGTCGTCCCCGACAGACGGCATCATCATTCAATAGGCGACCGATCACCAATCCCCCTCACAGACAACCGGCTGCAGGTTTCCTGAAATATTTTGCCGTTTTCCCCCTTTTCTGAAAAATTAACCTGAGGCACAGTGGCTCTGCAGAGGGCGGGCCACCTGTTGCATAGACTGCCACTCTACGCACCTGAGAGGAACGTCCCATGCCATCAATGACCCAATCTTCGCGGACAGCGAACGTCTCGGCTCTGACGGCCCGAGCCATCACACTCTGCTGGATAGTGGGCAGCGCTGCGTTGATCTTGGGAGGCTGTGTCTCACAACGAACCTATGACACCGCCAAACATGAAGCAAAAACGAGAGCCACTGAACTCGCGCAGGCCCAATCGGAGCTCCGTGGTCTGGAGCAGCAACGGGAGGAGGCGCATCTCGCCAACCAGCGTGATGAACGCGCCCTCACCGCGCTGAAGAGCGAGTTGAGGAAGATCCAGGCCTCGTATGATCAGATCCACAAAGCCAATCAGGCCAAACTGGCGCTTCTGGAACAGAACATCACCACGTTACGAGCCCGACACCAGGCGATGCTGAAGGAAATCGGCGAGACCAAGCGTCTGGAAAAACGGTTGGAGGCTCTCACGGCCCAGCGTGAACAGACCATGGCGCCCGTCGACGCAGCGACGGACGCGCAGGCGACCATGATTGATCACGTGCAGCCGGCGCCAGCCATGGTCGCAGTGATCACCCCTCAACCGGCTCCCGCAGAAACCTCAGCGGCCCCCGCGACAGCTCCGGCGCCGGCGCCAGCCACACCAGCGGTAAGCCCAACTCCCACTGCAGCCGCGCCACAGCCGACGCCGTCGGTGGCTCCATCTACGCCATCACCGGTACCGGCAAAAGTTGCTCAAGCACCAGCCGCACAGCCGGCCCCTCGCCCTGCGACCGCCGCAGCTCCGCAGGAAGACTCCTGGTTCTCGAGCGTCACCGGCTGGTTCTCGTCCCTGCTGAACTGGATCTGGGCCTAAGCCCCCGCAGGGTTAAGTACCCGACACCTGCTCAAGACGCCCCACACACCGGCATCAGCTCTATCGAGCCCATTAGGACGGGGCCTCGGTAGGGCTGTACCCGTCACCCCCCTCTTCACATTTTTTACAATTGAGTTCGGTGCCGAGGAACGCACGCCGCCCCTCCAAGGTCAGCACCCAAGGGCGACTCGTCATCGGCGGTTGATGGCGCACGTGCTGGCCATGCCCGCAGCGAAGGTCTGCGACCCAATGGCCTTCTTCATCCTGATGATATCCGATAATGGCCTGTTGCATTCCTGGCTCCCCACCGCTCCTGATGACGCACGCACAATTCCGCCGGCCGGACACCCGCCGGCGCCAAGACATGTGCATCAGAAACGACTATGGTACACTTCCGCGCTAACAAGAGCAGCATGTTTTCCAGGAGGAGATGGATGGCACAGTCAGAATTTCGTATCGGCATCGTCGGTGTTGGACGCATGGGAGCCAACATGGCCCGACGGCTCCAGGAACTCCGCTATCCCGTCGTCGCCGTGTATGACTGCGATGCACAACGCGCGAAAGAATTGGCGAGTGAGCTGGGATGCATGGCCGCCTCAACCCTGGCAGATCTAGCCGAGCTGACCAACACGGTGCTGACCGTTGTATCGGATGATGGGGCCATGCGGAAGATTTATGCGCCAGGGTCGGCTGACAGCCTCTTACGACACGCGACCGGCCGACTCTTTATCAATTGCGCGACGCTGTCTCCGGCCCTCCAACGGGATGTCCACACTTTGGTGGAGCAACAAGGCGGACAGTGCCTCGAGGCCTGCATGGCGAGCAGCATCACACAAGCTCGCCAAGGGACGCTCTACCTCATGTGCGGCGGACGACGTGACGTCTTCGATCGGGCCGCCCCCCTCCTGAAAGCGTTGAGCGCACATCTCCGCTATATCGGTCCGGCCGGTGAAGCCGCCAACGTAAAAGCCCTCGTGAATATGGTGATGAACGCCAATACGGCGGCCTTGGCAGAAGGTCTGGGATTGGGGTCTGCACTGGGCCTCGACCTGACGATGCTGCGCGAAGTGTTCGCTCAAACCGGCGCCAATTCGCGCGTGTTGGAAACCGACGGTGAGGACATGCAGCAGCGTGCGCACGACTGTTATTTTTCAGCCGCTCATGCCGCCAAAGACTCAGGAATCGCCTGCAGTCTGGCCAAAGAGGTCGAATTGAACCTCCCAGTAGCACACGCCACCCACGAGCAATATCGACGCTTGGTCGCGATGGGCAAGGGGGAGATGGACAAGTCAGCCGTGGCGGAACTGACCTTCAAAGAGCGGCTGACGGCGTCACGTGCCGACTGAGCAGCATGGCTCTCGATTACGGCTTTTCAAACGGCCGCTCCGATTTGACCGACGGTGAGAGAAACTGCCAGCGCTTCTGTGTATCGATATCGAACGTGCCCAAATAGGTTGCCTGCCCGGCCAGCGACTGAAATTCCACCAGGCGAATGGCACAGCTGTGCGGGTCCACCACCCTCGCGTCGTACTGCCCTAAGACCGTGATGACGCCAGAGGTCTGCTGGTACACATTGCGGCGTCCGGCATAGCCGGTGTCAGGGAACAGCTCAGCCGTGGCCTCGCAACCCTGCCGACCCTCCACACGAAGCGTCAACCGATAACGGGACAGAAACGGATGGGTTGCGACACGAGTCAGACGGACGCGCAGACCGACGGAGGGTAGATCCACCTCCGCCGGTTCTGGGCGATCACTATTGCACGCCGTCAGGAAAAGAGCCAGGCCGACCACCATCCAGCCCGGTCCCCGTCCCCGCATTCGCATCATTTTGCCGCAGGCATCTTCGAGGCAGCCCCGATGGCATCGAGACCGGCTTCAGCACAGGCATCATCCAGATGAGTGCCGGGAGCTCCACCGACCCCGATCGCTCCGACAACTTCACCCGCGATTTCGATCGGCAGACCGCCACCAACCATCAGGATGCTCTCATTCATCTCGCGCAAAGCCTGCAAGGCCGGTTGCTTGGCAATCATGTCCGCCAAGTCGGTCGTCGCACGCCTCAGGCTGGCCGAGGTGTAGGCTTTCTTCCTGCTACTGTCGACCGTGTGCGGACCGGCCCCGTCAGCTCGCAGCATAGCGCGCAGGACACCGGCACGATCCACCACCGAGGCACTGACCCGATACCCGTCCTTCTTACAGAAATCCAGCGCGGCCTGCGCGGCCTTCCCTGCCAATGAGGCCGGCAACACCGATTCTTTCGGCAATTCGTCCGCCGCATTCGCCACGAACAACCCTTGCCCGGCCATCAGCAAGATCACAGCCACCGCCCCCACGCTGCCCAACTTCCCCCCGGACACCTGTATCGCCCGTCCCATCATTCGCCTCCCATGGTCGTGTTCTCTCTGGACCAGAATCCTCACGCCGACATCGCGAGCCTACGGCCATCCTCCCGCGCTGTCAATATCCAACCACCGGCGCAGAGATCCGTGAGACAGGCACAGTAGACGAAGAGGAGAGAGCGAATCTCGCCGCCGGCCAGGGAAGCCCCCTGCCTTCGTGGGCTACGCAATCAATAGCGAATCCCGACGACACGCACTCGCGCATGATCATGGACTCCGCAATGATGGAGAATCGGCCGGAAGAGCGGGCCGAAGCAGGAAACGAGACGAGATCGACGATCGCTAGTAGATGGAAATGGGGTGGATCACGGGATCGACTGCGCCGGGACGATGCAATTCCTCAATCCATACCTTGGCCTGCGCGACATAGAACGTGTAGTCGCTCTCCGGATAACTCAGCACCACGGCGTACAGAAGTTGTTCGGCCTCCTGTTCCCGCCCCGCACTGAGACTTGTCCGGGCTGCCTGCAAGGTGCACGACGCAGCCAGAGCCTTGGGGTCCACGGTCGTGCGAACCGGCTGTCTCGTGACGAACCGATCCAGACTTTTCGGAACATCCGGAGCAGGGACCACATGCGTATCGGCGGACTGCTGTAATTGCTTTGCCGCCGACAAGACCGTCTCCACATCCCCGCTGGACTGACAGTGGCGGTACAACTCCCACATCGACATCACCGAGGTCGACGGCGAGGTCGTCGCTTTCGTGGAGCCATCAAACAGCTGACAACCGGCGAACAACATTCCGGCAGACAACACCGCAGACAGAGGTATCACTGTGGACCGTGCCATTGATCGTATGCTTACCGGAACGGTTCCGACGCTGTCAAGAATTTTGGCGAGGAATCCTGAGAAAAGATCACTGCGTCCGTCACGAGTGCGATTTCGACAAGACGAACATTCGGAACGGCCGCAACCATGACACCATGCATCAGCGCACGACCGGCGCACCCTCGCGAGTCATGCCGACGTCTTCGATGAGGGCGCGTAACGGCTCCGCCACGGACCAGGCCTGCGCGATGCACCCACGTGCCCGGTGCGGAAGTTCCCCGTCGAAGATTTCCGACACCTGCCCCAGGCAGCCCTCTTCAAGATGCTGGGACAATCCCTGGAGAAACTGTCGTGCTTCACGCCGAACCTCAGGACTGTCCCCATAGGTCTTCACCCAGGCCGTCACGAAGGGGCCAAGCAGGAACGGCCACACGGTTCCTTGGTGATACGCGGCGTCCCGTTCGGCCACGCCGCCTTCGTACGATGCGAAAAAGCGAATATCTTCCGGCGCCAGCGTCCGCAGCCCGACCGGCGTGAGAAGTCGCTCCTTGAGCAATTGGAGAATCTGTTTGGCCTGCACATCGGTCACCAACTGATCATCCAGCGCCAAGGCAAAGATCTGGTTGGGGCGCAGGGAGGCATCGTCGCCGGTCAGCCCGTCCACGACATCGAACAAATACCCTCCGGTTCGGTACCAAAACCGCTCTCGGAATGATGCGGTCGCACGGGCGCGATGCTCTCGACACTGCGCCGCATAGGCCGGCTCGCCGAATTGCTCTGCCAAGCCTGCGGCAACCGCCAAGGCCCGCACCCAGAGTGCTTGAACCTCGACCGGTTTGCCGTGGCGCGGCGTGACGACCCAATCGCCGATCTTGACGTCCATCCAGGTTAGCTGCACTCCTTCGACGCCACCGGTGATCAGGCCATCGTCATCCATACGGATTCCGAACCGCGTGCCTTGACGATAGCCGTCAAGAATCTGCTTGATCGCCGGCCAGGCAATCCGCTGCACACCGGCAAGATCACGGCTGTACTGCAGGTAGCGATCGACCGTGTGAATGAACCACAAGGATGCATCGATCGTGTTGTACTCCGGCTGTTCGCCGATATCAGGGAACCGATTGGGCACCATCCCTTGCGACACGTACGAGGCAAACGCCTCGATCACCTGCCGTGCCACGTCATATCGACCGGTGACCAGACAGAGCCCAGGTAACGCCACGAACGTATCGCGGCCCCAATCGGCAAACCAGGGATACCCGGCGATCACTGTCTGCCTGGCTCCCCGCTGAACCAGGTAGGCATTCGACGCCACCCACAGGCGGCGTGTCAGTTCGTCCTCGGTCGGCGCAGAACTCACCAATCCGGCGCGGCGACGGCGCTCCGTCTCCACCAGCTGCGTCACACTGAGGGTCGGCATAGTCTCCGTCGTACACACCAGTTCAGCCGTCGTACCCGGTGTGAGCGTGAACAGGCACTCGCCCGGTGACCACCAATCTTCGACATGATCGAGCCCACGCTCCTGCTCCACCCTGTAATGAATATGACGGTACCAATCAGGCTGGTGATGGTACTGGCCGTTGTGCAGAGCCCGCACCGCAGGCAAGCCCTCATAGGGATGCCAAACCACCTGCCCCTCCGTGACCGTCGCCTCGTTTCGCAATGTGGCATTTTCCAAATGCGTCGCATGAAAATCCCGTCCGGTGAGCATCGGTCGCACGCGCAGCACTACGGGCAGTGAGATGTCATCAAGCAATCGCCAGCGAAGGATCACCAGATCACGTCCATGCGGACAGACTAGCTCCCGCTCCAATCGAATGCCACGACAGGCAAACTGCCAGGTCGGCCAGGGCGCGTCGGAAAACTGTTCGCAATAGTGATAGCCCTCGGGATGAACGGCTCCGGCATAGAGGTTCGTCGAAAGCGGATACGTCTCCCCGCCGACCTCGATGGATTCCTCCAGATGATTGACCAACGTCACCCGATCGACCGGCGGATGCCTGGCCACGAGTAGCAACGCATGGTACCGGCGGGTGTTGGCACCGGCGACCGTCCCCGACGCATACCCGCCGCGGCCGTTCGATTCCAGCCACTCCAGACTCAACGCCCGCTCAAGATCCCGGCACCCTCTCGCGTCAATCGTCATGACATTACTCCGAATTATGTCCCTGACTGCTGAATCAATTTGGCAACCAGGCCGGTCCAGCCGGTCTGGTGACTGGCGCCGATTCCGGCCCCGTTGTCGCCATGGAAATATTCGTAGAACTGAACAAGATCACGCCAATGCGGATCCTGTTGGAACTTGTCCGTACCACCGTACACAGGACGTCGGCCATCCGTCCCGCGCAGAAACGTATGCGTGAGACGACGGGACAACTCCGCCGCAACATCGGCGAGATGACGGCGCTGCCCGGAACCGGTCGGATACTCGACGGTAAACGAATCGCCGAAATAGTAATGAAACTTCTGGAGCGATTCGATGAGCAGATAATTCACGGGAAACCAGACCGGTCCCCGCCAATTGGAGTTGCCGCCAAAGAGGCCGGTTGTGGATTCCGCCGGCTGATACTCCACGCTATGCGTCGTGCCCATCATCGACAGGATGTAAGGGTGTTCCTGGTGATAGCGGGACAAGGCCCTTACCCCATACGGAGACAAAAACTCGCGCTCATCCAGCAAATATCGCAACACCTTCGGCAGTCGCTGGCGATTGACCAACGACAGGAACCGGCGCACCTCTCCGTTCTGCGACTGGGTTTCAATGTGAAGGCTAAAATCCGGTCGATTTTCAATGAACCACTGCATGCGATGCTTAAAGCGCGGCAACCGGTCGATGAGCTCCGAGTCCAACGTTTCGACCGCAAACAACGGAATCAGGCCGACCATCGAGCGGACCTTCATGGGAAACGTCCTGCCGTCAGGCAGATGCAGCACGTCGTAAAAAAATCCGTCTTCCCGGTTCCAGAGTTCGATCTTCGCGTTGCCGATGTTGTTCATAGCCCGGCAGATGTATACGAAATGCTCGAAGAACTTACTGGCCACATCTTCATAGGCCCGATCATCACGCGCCAACTCCAGGGCGATGGACAGCATGTTCAGACAATACATGCCCATCCAACTCGTGGCGTCCGATTGTTCGATCTGCCCGCCGGTGGGGAGCGGTTTACTTCGGTCGAACACCCCGATGTTGTCTAATCCCAGGAACCCGCCCTGAAAGATGTTTTTCCCGTCGGCATCCTTCCGATTGACCCACCACGTGAAATTCAGCAGCAGTTTGTGGAACACCCGCTCCAGAAAGACTCGATCTCCCACCCCTTTCCGTTTCTTCTCGATCTTGTAGACCCGCCAGGCGGCCCACGCGTGCACGGGAGGATTCACGTCGCCCAAGGCCCACTCATAGGCGGGGATTTGCCCGTTCGGGTGCATATACCATTCACGGAGCATCAAGACGAGCTGGTCCTTGGCGAAGCGGGAATCGACCAGCGCGATCGGCAGACAGTGAAACGCCAGATCCCAGGCGGCATACCAGGGATACTCCCATTTGTCCGGCATGGAGATGACATCGGCGTTGTAGAGGTGCGTCCAGTCGGCGTTCCTCCCACGCAGCCGCTCAACGGGTGGTTCAGGGCCTGCCGGATCCCCCTTCAACCAACGATCGACTTCATAGTGATAAAACTGCTTACTCCACAGGAGGCCGGCAAAGGCTTGCCGCTGAACCAACCTCGCGTCGTCGGACACATTCGGTGGTGCCAGGGGCGCATAGAACGCATCGGCCTCCCGGAGCCGCGACGTAAAGACCGCATCAAACGCTGCGGGGTCGAGCGCACCTTCGGCTGAACCATTCG contains:
- a CDS encoding glucosidase, with translation MSTSAGGEAARHPSAEQQRLDEDDLRRKHWKRWGPYLSERAWGTVREDYSPDGTAWESLPHDHARSKAYRWNEDGLAGICDRHQFVCFALALWNGRDPILKERMFGLTGHEGNHGEDLKEYYFYLDSTPTHSYMKFLYKYPQAAFPYTQLVEENRRRTRSDPEFELLDTGVFDGDRYFDVFVEYAKASPEDLLVRVQVINRGPLPATLTVLPTIWFRNTWSWGLDVRRPRMRKGNSMPGVSVVEFDHDYYGRRQLLCEGAPDLLFTENETNTRRLYGDEDGARYVKDSFHDYVVQGEQAAVNPEQVGSKAAAHYVLSTQPGQPVSLRLRFTNGSAEGALDPAAFDAVFTSRLREADAFYAPLAPPNVSDDARLVQRQAFAGLLWSKQFYHYEVDRWLKGDPAGPEPPVERLRGRNADWTHLYNADVISMPDKWEYPWYAAWDLAFHCLPIALVDSRFAKDQLVLMLREWYMHPNGQIPAYEWALGDVNPPVHAWAAWRVYKIEKKRKGVGDRVFLERVFHKLLLNFTWWVNRKDADGKNIFQGGFLGLDNIGVFDRSKPLPTGGQIEQSDATSWMGMYCLNMLSIALELARDDRAYEDVASKFFEHFVYICRAMNNIGNAKIELWNREDGFFYDVLHLPDGRTFPMKVRSMVGLIPLFAVETLDSELIDRLPRFKHRMQWFIENRPDFSLHIETQSQNGEVRRFLSLVNRQRLPKVLRYLLDEREFLSPYGVRALSRYHQEHPYILSMMGTTHSVEYQPAESTTGLFGGNSNWRGPVWFPVNYLLIESLQKFHYYFGDSFTVEYPTGSGQRRHLADVAAELSRRLTHTFLRGTDGRRPVYGGTDKFQQDPHWRDLVQFYEYFHGDNGAGIGASHQTGWTGLVAKLIQQSGT
- a CDS encoding dipeptide epimerase gives rise to the protein MSPRHPVTPHTIQRIQIWPVDIPITDPFVVATGARVTAQNLFIRVTLHDGAQGIGEAAPFPEVGGEDRPTCLAAATNLARTMIGQSAADYESLADRLTELSPLQPAARCGLETAVLDAYCRSQGVPLWRLWGAADIRDHQTDITIPICDLEKTVALSRAWYGRGFRLFKMKVGTDVEEDIRRLHAVHEALPGISFIGDGNQGFSREDCLRFAGGVKQFGGRLILLEQPVVRDDLEGLQAIRHLTGIPVAADESVRSLEDARRVVAMHAADYINIKIMKTGVIEARRIAAYTRSIGLRLMVGGMLETRIAMGCSFSLVLGMGGFDVLDLDTPLLLSNDPIVGGYRYSGPRLYPWQESGLAMQVSSPTDGIIIQ
- a CDS encoding DUF3565 domain-containing protein — protein: MQQAIIGYHQDEEGHWVADLRCGHGQHVRHQPPMTSRPWVLTLEGRRAFLGTELNCKKCEEGGDGYSPTEAPS
- a CDS encoding heme-binding protein — its product is MMGRAIQVSGGKLGSVGAVAVILLMAGQGLFVANAADELPKESVLPASLAGKAAQAALDFCKKDGYRVSASVVDRAGVLRAMLRADGAGPHTVDSSRKKAYTSASLRRATTDLADMIAKQPALQALREMNESILMVGGGLPIEIAGEVVGAIGVGGAPGTHLDDACAEAGLDAIGAASKMPAAK
- a CDS encoding glycogen debranching enzyme family protein, translated to MTIDARGCRDLERALSLEWLESNGRGGYASGTVAGANTRRYHALLLVARHPPVDRVTLVNHLEESIEVGGETYPLSTNLYAGAVHPEGYHYCEQFSDAPWPTWQFACRGIRLERELVCPHGRDLVILRWRLLDDISLPVVLRVRPMLTGRDFHATHLENATLRNEATVTEGQVVWHPYEGLPAVRALHNGQYHHQPDWYRHIHYRVEQERGLDHVEDWWSPGECLFTLTPGTTAELVCTTETMPTLSVTQLVETERRRRAGLVSSAPTEDELTRRLWVASNAYLVQRGARQTVIAGYPWFADWGRDTFVALPGLCLVTGRYDVARQVIEAFASYVSQGMVPNRFPDIGEQPEYNTIDASLWFIHTVDRYLQYSRDLAGVQRIAWPAIKQILDGYRQGTRFGIRMDDDGLITGGVEGVQLTWMDVKIGDWVVTPRHGKPVEVQALWVRALAVAAGLAEQFGEPAYAAQCREHRARATASFRERFWYRTGGYLFDVVDGLTGDDASLRPNQIFALALDDQLVTDVQAKQILQLLKERLLTPVGLRTLAPEDIRFFASYEGGVAERDAAYHQGTVWPFLLGPFVTAWVKTYGDSPEVRREARQFLQGLSQHLEEGCLGQVSEIFDGELPHRARGCIAQAWSVAEPLRALIEDVGMTREGAPVVR
- a CDS encoding NAD(P)-dependent oxidoreductase, whose amino-acid sequence is MAQSEFRIGIVGVGRMGANMARRLQELRYPVVAVYDCDAQRAKELASELGCMAASTLADLAELTNTVLTVVSDDGAMRKIYAPGSADSLLRHATGRLFINCATLSPALQRDVHTLVEQQGGQCLEACMASSITQARQGTLYLMCGGRRDVFDRAAPLLKALSAHLRYIGPAGEAANVKALVNMVMNANTAALAEGLGLGSALGLDLTMLREVFAQTGANSRVLETDGEDMQQRAHDCYFSAAHAAKDSGIACSLAKEVELNLPVAHATHEQYRRLVAMGKGEMDKSAVAELTFKERLTASRAD
- a CDS encoding molybdopterin-dependent oxidoreductase, translated to MDQNDRLIKSKENWARARRGGEEREVFYEGDDRLPPGQHLVETWPVLDLGHKPEIPLVDWRLTIGGAVTTTVTWTWDDFLAQPQFKDVSDFHCVTSWSRYDNEWEGVSFKQLMTVVQPLASARFVLFKSYDDYTTNLPLSACQDDDVLLTYKWSGRPLTKEHGGPVRMIVPKRYAWKGAKWIKEITFSEHDEKGFWEVRGYSNTAFPWKNDRYG